CTGTCGCTCGTTTAACCGCTGCAAGGATTGAATAAGCGAACTTGTTTTTTTCCAACTCTTCCAAGCCGGCGATAGTTGTTCCGCCGGGAGAAGTGACGCGATTTTTCAATTCTTCTGGATGCAGGTCAGGATTTTTTTCTCTCTCTTCCATCAAGAGACTCGCGGCACCCAATACGGTATGAATGGATAGCTCTAAGGACTGACTGTATGTTAGACCTGATGCAACTCCACCTTCCGCCAAACTTTGTATAAAGCGAAAAACATAAGCCGGTCCTGATCCGGACAAACCTGTAACAGAGTCTAGCAATTCTTCCTTAGATACTTCTAAGCAATACGAGATGGGAGAAAAAATTTCTCTAACGGTCGGGTAAAGTTCAGAATCTCCGAAATAGCCTAATGCTCCTTTTTCGACGAGAATCGGCAGATTGGGCATGATTCTTACCACTTTGGATCCTTTCGGCGCAGAGTCGCGTAACGCGATGGTATCGATTCCTGCGGCTACCGAGAGGATTTTCTTAGGTGAATCTAAAGTCTTAAGAGTTTTAGAAACATCTCCCGGTTTTACGGAAATCAGCAGGAGTTCCGATTTTTTTTGAAACTCTTCCCAGTTGTTCTCCAGAAGAATTCCCTCCGCTTTCTCTGCGGGCAGATATGGATCGAAGCCGAGAACATTTTTTTTTCTATTTTTAAGCGAACGATAAATCGCTCCGCCCATGTTTCCACAACCGATGATTCCGATAGTTTCTTGGCTCATGTCCTCTCTCCGAATAT
The sequence above is a segment of the Leptospira fainei serovar Hurstbridge str. BUT 6 genome. Coding sequences within it:
- the proC gene encoding pyrroline-5-carboxylate reductase → MSQETIGIIGCGNMGGAIYRSLKNRKKNVLGFDPYLPAEKAEGILLENNWEEFQKKSELLLISVKPGDVSKTLKTLDSPKKILSVAAGIDTIALRDSAPKGSKVVRIMPNLPILVEKGALGYFGDSELYPTVREIFSPISYCLEVSKEELLDSVTGLSGSGPAYVFRFIQSLAEGGVASGLTYSQSLELSIHTVLGAASLLMEEREKNPDLHPEELKNRVTSPGGTTIAGLEELEKNKFAYSILAAVKRATERSKELGKS